One Candidatus Korarchaeum sp. genomic region harbors:
- a CDS encoding beta-CASP ribonuclease aCPSF1, with protein MSSPESIKTKVRKFLSQYTRVDKVELEGPFISVYVENPKDLLEKPDVITNAAKTLKKKIIVLASKPLKDESSAVDFIRRNIPEKAEIEDIKFVHETGEVYIIAKRTGYVVGKGGANILEILKETGWRPVVIRAPTIKSTFLEIFYNIMISGAVERKKVMKKLSSRIFRPPLKVNRGLYVTFLGAAREVGRSSVLVTTDESNVLLDCGISVGGKDPFPRFDLSSFDIDELDAVVVTHAHLDHSGALPLLFKYGYRGPVYLTRPTRDLMMLLLYDYINLSQRSGLIPFFSWRDVVNLINHTVTLEYAETVDISPDIKLTLYNAGHILGSSLAHLNVESAKHNVLYTGDMRFRDTKLLDKAVRKFPRVETLIMECTYCGENDVLPSLRDAEETLFSIIRETASRGGKVLIPALAVGRAQEIMLSLVDGFTNGELPDIPVYLDGMIYDSTAIHSAYPDYLSSYVRDSVFKRDRDPFTDPHFNFIGSSEERPDVTKGGPAVIIAPSGMLTGGPSVDYLRMLAPNPENSVVLVSYQAEGTLGRKLREGVREMRLQNEDGEYVKVEVRAEVRVIEGFSAHADKVQLLTYLGTIEPRPHRVFLVHGEEEKIREFSPLAAKSVPGIRTISPQIGETFRLA; from the coding sequence ATGAGCTCCCCCGAGTCCATAAAGACTAAGGTAAGGAAGTTTCTCTCCCAATACACCAGAGTGGATAAGGTTGAACTGGAAGGACCCTTCATATCGGTCTACGTTGAGAACCCGAAGGACCTCCTAGAAAAACCTGATGTGATAACTAATGCAGCTAAGACCCTGAAGAAAAAAATAATAGTGTTGGCGAGCAAACCGCTGAAGGACGAAAGCAGTGCCGTGGACTTCATAAGGAGGAACATACCCGAGAAAGCTGAGATAGAGGATATAAAGTTCGTTCATGAGACTGGGGAGGTTTACATAATAGCTAAGAGGACGGGCTATGTTGTAGGCAAGGGAGGAGCCAACATATTGGAGATACTTAAGGAGACAGGATGGAGACCTGTCGTCATAAGGGCTCCAACAATAAAATCGACTTTCCTAGAGATCTTCTATAACATAATGATCTCGGGAGCTGTGGAGAGGAAGAAAGTCATGAAGAAGTTATCTAGCAGGATATTCAGGCCTCCTCTGAAGGTGAACAGAGGACTCTACGTCACCTTCCTGGGCGCAGCTAGGGAGGTCGGTAGGAGCTCTGTGCTCGTGACTACAGATGAGAGCAACGTCCTATTGGACTGCGGAATAAGCGTCGGCGGGAAGGATCCCTTCCCAAGATTCGACTTGAGCTCCTTCGATATAGACGAACTGGATGCTGTGGTAGTGACTCACGCTCACTTAGATCACTCCGGTGCGCTTCCGCTCCTCTTCAAGTATGGATACAGGGGACCCGTGTACCTCACGAGACCGACTAGGGACCTGATGATGCTCCTCCTGTATGACTACATAAACCTCTCTCAAAGGAGCGGTCTGATTCCGTTCTTCTCTTGGCGGGATGTAGTGAACTTGATTAACCACACAGTGACTCTTGAGTACGCTGAGACAGTTGATATCTCCCCGGACATAAAGCTCACGCTCTACAACGCCGGTCACATACTCGGCTCGAGCCTAGCTCACTTGAACGTGGAGAGCGCGAAGCATAACGTGCTCTACACTGGGGATATGAGGTTCAGGGACACCAAGCTCCTGGATAAGGCGGTGAGGAAGTTCCCTAGGGTGGAGACACTGATAATGGAGTGCACCTACTGTGGCGAGAACGATGTGCTGCCAAGCTTGAGGGACGCTGAGGAGACCCTGTTCTCCATCATAAGGGAGACAGCGAGCAGAGGAGGTAAGGTATTGATCCCGGCTTTAGCTGTCGGAAGGGCTCAGGAGATCATGCTCTCCTTGGTCGACGGCTTCACGAACGGTGAGCTTCCTGATATCCCCGTCTACTTGGATGGGATGATATACGACTCTACAGCGATACACTCAGCCTACCCTGACTACCTCTCCTCCTACGTGAGGGATAGCGTCTTCAAGAGGGACAGGGATCCCTTCACGGACCCCCACTTCAACTTCATAGGGAGCTCAGAGGAGAGGCCCGATGTGACTAAGGGAGGACCTGCGGTCATAATAGCGCCTTCAGGAATGTTAACAGGAGGACCCAGTGTGGACTACCTGAGGATGCTCGCTCCTAACCCCGAGAACTCCGTGGTGTTAGTGAGCTATCAGGCTGAGGGAACCCTCGGGAGGAAACTGAGGGAGGGGGTGAGGGAGATGAGGTTGCAGAACGAAGATGGGGAGTACGTAAAGGTGGAGGTTAGGGCTGAAGTGAGGGTAATAGAGGGATTCAGCGCTCACGCTGACAAGGTCCAGCTCCTGACGTACTTAGGGACGATAGAGCCCAGGCCCCACAGGGTCTTCTTAGTGCACGGTGAGGAGGAGAAGATAAGAGAGTTCTCTCCTCTCGCTGCTAAGAGTGTACCTGGGATCAGAACGATATCACCTCAAA
- a CDS encoding proteasome subunit beta, translating to MAWEDLQRFRSSEVEERIHFMKGTTTVGVKFKDGVVVASDKRATSGTFVASKSAVKTLKLTDYAVATISGLVADGQYLVSNLATLADLYSLDTGKPLSVKGLARLLVLLLRRYRPYFLLAHLIVGGVDKEGPHLFNVDLYGTMTEEDYLATGSGSPIAISIIEGGYSPDIDRETAIRLVISSMIAALSRDAATGDGIDVVVIDKGGVRFLGRDEISQLIREVGR from the coding sequence ATGGCTTGGGAAGACCTCCAGAGGTTTAGGAGTTCGGAGGTAGAGGAGAGAATTCATTTCATGAAGGGAACCACTACTGTCGGTGTTAAGTTCAAGGACGGAGTTGTGGTTGCTTCCGACAAGAGGGCCACTAGCGGAACCTTCGTAGCCAGCAAAAGCGCTGTCAAGACTCTTAAACTGACTGACTACGCCGTAGCTACGATATCAGGGCTCGTAGCTGATGGACAATACTTAGTGAGTAATTTAGCTACATTAGCTGACCTCTACAGCTTAGATACCGGTAAACCACTGAGCGTCAAGGGATTAGCCAGGCTTCTCGTGCTTCTGCTCAGGAGGTACAGGCCCTACTTCCTCCTGGCTCACTTAATAGTAGGGGGGGTCGATAAGGAAGGACCTCACCTGTTCAACGTCGACCTATACGGTACGATGACTGAGGAGGATTACCTAGCCACGGGATCCGGGTCTCCTATAGCTATCTCAATCATAGAGGGAGGTTACTCCCCGGATATCGATAGGGAAACAGCCATCAGGCTCGTCATATCCAGTATGATAGCAGCCCTCTCGAGGGATGCAGCTACGGGAGATGGGATAGATGTCGTAGTGATAGACAAGGGAGGGGTGAGGTTCCTAGGGAGGGACGAGATCTCCCAGTTGATCAGGGAAGTCGGAAGGTAG
- a CDS encoding UPF0179 family protein: protein MEAERMTLVPSRLASRGFRFIFIGPSSLCKDCKYRNTCVEGMEVGRLYEVVDVSERKRFQCPLHEEVSLASVRKASLEVAVPKSLVEGATILYKSVDCKSLSCENYRFCKPEGLKPGDKLSVLREKGVIRGCDTFQELRIYEVEIK, encoded by the coding sequence ATGGAAGCTGAGAGGATGACCTTGGTCCCGAGCAGGTTAGCGTCAAGAGGCTTCAGGTTCATCTTCATCGGTCCTTCTAGTCTCTGTAAGGATTGTAAATATAGGAACACGTGTGTAGAGGGTATGGAAGTAGGAAGGCTCTATGAGGTCGTTGATGTCAGCGAGAGAAAGAGGTTCCAATGCCCTCTCCATGAGGAAGTCTCCTTAGCTTCCGTCAGGAAGGCTTCACTCGAAGTAGCCGTTCCCAAGAGCCTAGTCGAAGGAGCAACGATCCTCTATAAGTCTGTGGACTGTAAGAGCTTGAGCTGCGAGAATTACCGGTTCTGTAAGCCGGAGGGGTTGAAACCCGGTGACAAGCTATCGGTGTTGAGGGAAAAAGGGGTCATTAGAGGATGTGATACATTCCAAGAGCTCAGGATATATGAGGTTGAGATCAAGTAA